From a region of the Streptomyces sp. NBC_01454 genome:
- a CDS encoding DUF5324 family protein, with product MTRKDSVRAATGTARDSVRHAAEVVAPYAGTAKDAAVHFAHEARTRAAPKVAEAAHQARTQYDAHLQPRFEHARGTLPPKVDAAATRAARRTRKAARQAADYTAPRLENAVTSARAAAEPVRDEAVARGAAALAALRGQVTAKEIAKLQKKHSRRAKCGKLAKRLTVLGILAGGAIAAWKWWDKQANPDWLVEPPAPTEVSDRGRLSAVDGSQGASLDPEVQAKQADAEADERGGGNT from the coding sequence GTGACCCGCAAGGACAGCGTGCGCGCCGCGACCGGTACGGCCAGGGACAGCGTGCGACACGCCGCGGAGGTGGTGGCTCCGTATGCCGGTACGGCCAAGGACGCCGCCGTGCACTTCGCTCACGAAGCGCGTACGCGAGCGGCTCCCAAGGTGGCCGAGGCCGCCCACCAGGCACGCACGCAGTACGACGCCCATCTGCAGCCGCGGTTCGAGCACGCCCGTGGCACGCTGCCGCCCAAGGTGGACGCCGCGGCGACCCGCGCGGCCCGCCGGACCCGCAAGGCCGCCCGTCAGGCTGCCGACTACACCGCACCGCGGCTGGAGAACGCCGTGACCAGCGCGCGGGCCGCGGCCGAGCCGGTGCGTGACGAAGCCGTCGCCCGCGGTGCCGCCGCGCTCGCCGCGCTCCGCGGCCAGGTGACGGCCAAGGAGATCGCCAAGCTTCAGAAGAAGCACAGCCGGCGGGCCAAGTGCGGCAAGCTCGCCAAGCGCCTCACCGTGCTGGGCATCCTGGCCGGCGGTGCGATCGCCGCCTGGAAGTGGTGGGACAAGCAGGCCAACCCGGACTGGCTGGTCGAGCCGCCGGCTCCCACCGAGGTCAGCGACCGCGGCCGGCTGAGCGCGGTCGACGGCAGCCAGGGCGCCTCGCTCGACCCCGAGGTCCAGGCCAAGCAGGCCGACGCCGAGGCCGATGAACGCGGCGGCGGCAACACCTGA
- a CDS encoding peptidylprolyl isomerase, with protein sequence MAEQLYATLKTNQGDIEIRLLPNHAPKTVKNFVELANGEREWTHPATGKKSTDRLYDGTVFHRVISGFMIQGGDPLGNGTGGPGYEFGDEFHPDLAFNKPYLLAMANAGPGTNGSQFFVTVGATAWLTGKHTIFGEVSNDASKKVVDAIAGTQTNPRTDRPVQDVVIESVVIETR encoded by the coding sequence GTGGCTGAGCAGCTCTACGCCACCCTGAAGACGAACCAGGGCGACATCGAGATTCGGCTTCTGCCGAACCATGCACCCAAGACGGTCAAGAACTTCGTCGAGCTCGCCAACGGCGAGCGGGAGTGGACCCACCCGGCGACGGGCAAGAAGTCCACGGACCGCCTCTACGACGGCACCGTCTTCCACCGGGTGATCAGTGGCTTCATGATCCAGGGCGGCGACCCGCTGGGCAACGGCACCGGCGGCCCCGGCTACGAGTTCGGGGACGAGTTCCACCCCGACCTGGCCTTCAACAAGCCGTACCTGCTGGCCATGGCCAACGCCGGCCCCGGCACGAACGGCTCGCAGTTCTTCGTGACCGTCGGCGCGACCGCCTGGCTGACCGGCAAGCACACCATCTTCGGTGAGGTCAGCAACGACGCCAGCAAGAAGGTCGTCGACGCGATCGCCGGCACCCAGACGAACCCGCGCACGGACCGTCCGGTCCAGGACGTCGTCATCGAGTCGGTGGTCATCGAGACCCGCTGA
- a CDS encoding pyridoxal-phosphate dependent enzyme has translation MTVTAAPPDRVDPYAVLDGLSRLTTLHAGRVGDTRLVLRAIHGSPATETSFKSILGLGLLLLAREHGLLAEGQPVIESTSGSLGLGLAAAGRLLGHEIHLVSDPGIPAVTRRKIELAGAVLHLAPAPHPVLGFQQARDDLLQQLRAEHPDYYWTNQNDSPLNPEVYTRWVVPHLRRTLDFARITAGIFCVGSGGHFSALSAMLHAEGIRSYVGDRHGSITFGGDPAPSILRGTGNQNRIPAVIDSARDRVAGVFQVSDAQACAGVQELAAHGISVGGSSGVCYMGARQLAAALGPDADGEILTFFADRGELYGTTLLNWGDSSD, from the coding sequence ATGACCGTCACCGCCGCGCCCCCGGACCGCGTCGATCCCTACGCCGTCCTCGACGGGCTCAGCCGGCTGACCACCCTCCACGCCGGCCGCGTCGGCGACACCCGCCTCGTCCTGCGCGCGATACACGGCAGCCCCGCCACCGAGACCAGCTTCAAGTCCATCCTCGGCCTCGGACTGCTGCTCCTGGCCAGGGAGCACGGCCTGCTCGCCGAGGGCCAGCCGGTGATCGAGTCCACCTCCGGGTCGCTGGGCCTGGGCCTGGCGGCCGCGGGCCGCCTGCTCGGCCATGAGATCCACCTGGTGTCCGACCCCGGCATCCCGGCCGTGACCCGGCGCAAGATCGAGCTGGCGGGGGCCGTGCTGCACCTCGCCCCCGCGCCGCACCCCGTCCTCGGTTTCCAGCAGGCCCGGGACGACCTGCTCCAGCAGCTGCGGGCGGAACACCCCGACTACTACTGGACCAACCAGAACGACAGCCCGCTCAACCCCGAGGTCTACACCCGCTGGGTGGTCCCCCACCTGAGACGCACGCTGGACTTCGCCCGCATCACCGCCGGCATCTTCTGCGTGGGCAGCGGCGGTCACTTCTCCGCGCTGTCCGCCATGCTGCACGCCGAGGGCATCCGCTCCTATGTCGGCGACCGGCACGGCTCCATCACCTTCGGCGGCGACCCCGCCCCCAGCATCCTGCGCGGCACCGGCAACCAGAACCGGATCCCGGCCGTCATCGACTCCGCCCGGGACCGCGTGGCCGGGGTGTTCCAGGTGTCCGATGCCCAAGCCTGTGCCGGAGTCCAGGAGTTGGCGGCCCACGGGATCAGCGTGGGCGGCTCCTCCGGCGTCTGCTACATGGGGGCGCGCCAGCTCGCCGCCGCCCTGGGGCCGGACGCCGACGGTGAGATCCTCACCTTCTTCGCCGACCGCGGCGAACTGTATGGCACCACGCTACTGAACTGGGGAGACAGCAGTGATTGA
- a CDS encoding alanyl-tRNA editing protein, translating into MIEAALWSSCPPTKQLFHHDPYATTGTATVLQVSDRYAIFDQSVFYAESGGQVADQGTVNGQRVIDVQKAGGRPFQLPNGEVATIEAVFYHEFEEPCALTVGEQVTMEIDWERRLHHMQMHTLAHFLFHATGEYLASQGLTRSTRGCHISDSSARFDFNCAIATDAVPGIQERVTELLAGSPEATVDPLPGTQDVFVWRSGDLEIPCGGTHVRHPKEIQGTVSVRRRTKGKGGTRLYIELDRNAE; encoded by the coding sequence GTGATTGAAGCCGCCCTGTGGAGCTCTTGCCCGCCCACCAAGCAGCTTTTCCACCACGACCCTTACGCCACCACGGGCACGGCGACGGTTCTGCAGGTCAGTGACCGCTACGCGATCTTCGACCAGTCCGTTTTCTACGCGGAGTCCGGCGGTCAGGTCGCCGACCAGGGAACGGTCAACGGGCAGCGCGTCATCGACGTCCAGAAGGCCGGTGGCCGCCCGTTCCAGCTGCCCAACGGTGAAGTCGCCACCATCGAGGCGGTGTTCTACCACGAGTTCGAGGAGCCCTGTGCCCTCACCGTGGGCGAGCAGGTCACGATGGAGATCGACTGGGAACGCCGGCTGCACCACATGCAGATGCACACCCTGGCGCACTTCCTCTTCCATGCGACCGGCGAATACCTCGCGTCCCAGGGGCTGACGCGGTCGACACGCGGCTGCCACATCAGCGACAGCTCCGCCCGCTTCGACTTCAACTGCGCGATCGCGACGGACGCCGTCCCCGGCATCCAGGAGCGCGTCACGGAGTTGCTGGCCGGCTCCCCGGAGGCGACCGTCGACCCGCTGCCCGGCACCCAGGACGTCTTCGTGTGGCGCTCGGGAGACCTGGAGATCCCGTGCGGCGGGACGCACGTCCGCCACCCGAAGGAGATCCAGGGCACGGTGTCCGTGCGCCGCCGCACCAAGGGCAAGGGCGGCACCCGGCTCTACATCGAACTGGACCGGAATGCCGAATGA
- a CDS encoding aminotransferase class I/II-fold pyridoxal phosphate-dependent enzyme, translating to MPNDLRAATAHQPPARPVRPASPGRLPERPRFLTDLDALRARRTLKWQIGPDTPDRICLGVAEMDLYPPEFLRSALVEAVGLGEIGYGLPEAQEAACGRYLAEHHDADVAGLRCTTDVLTGLRSLMRSGLAPGSPVIVETPVYGDLFTVVREAGLAPVAVPLSRTGGHWQHDWAALATAAREGARGWIVCQPHNPVGRAWTLQEMSRAIEVCREHDLLLLSNEVHIPLGMPGRAMPSAFADPAVHGIRAFGLTSASKAFNIPGLKSASVYGSERSAQALTELPQSLLGRPGSLGALATVACYGPEGIAWLHTLREELAERVRLVLDELASLPVRVGASAPDATYLVWAEAAGEQDARRFAGALESSGIHVLAGESFGGAAFDRCFRINAASHPAVLRTAFARLRAALG from the coding sequence ATGCCGAATGACCTCCGGGCGGCGACGGCCCACCAGCCGCCGGCCCGCCCCGTTCGTCCCGCCTCCCCGGGCCGGCTGCCGGAGCGGCCGCGCTTCCTGACCGACCTCGACGCGCTGCGCGCCCGCCGCACCCTGAAGTGGCAGATCGGCCCGGACACCCCCGACCGCATCTGCCTCGGCGTCGCCGAAATGGACCTGTACCCACCGGAGTTCCTGCGCTCCGCCCTGGTCGAGGCCGTCGGCCTCGGCGAGATCGGTTACGGCCTGCCCGAGGCGCAGGAGGCGGCGTGCGGGCGCTATCTGGCCGAGCACCATGACGCCGACGTCGCCGGGCTGCGCTGCACCACGGACGTGCTGACCGGGCTGCGCTCCCTGATGCGGTCCGGTCTGGCGCCGGGCAGCCCCGTCATCGTCGAGACACCCGTGTACGGCGATCTGTTCACGGTGGTCCGCGAGGCGGGCCTCGCACCGGTGGCCGTCCCGCTGAGCCGCACCGGGGGGCACTGGCAGCACGACTGGGCCGCCCTGGCCACCGCGGCCCGGGAGGGCGCCCGGGGCTGGATCGTGTGCCAGCCGCACAACCCGGTCGGACGGGCCTGGACCCTCCAGGAGATGTCCCGGGCGATCGAGGTGTGCCGGGAGCACGACCTTCTGCTGCTCTCCAATGAGGTGCACATTCCGCTGGGGATGCCCGGCCGCGCGATGCCCTCGGCGTTCGCGGACCCCGCCGTCCACGGGATACGGGCCTTCGGCCTCACCTCCGCGTCGAAGGCGTTCAACATCCCCGGGCTGAAGAGCGCCAGCGTCTACGGCTCCGAGCGCTCGGCACAAGCCCTCACGGAGCTGCCGCAGAGCCTCCTGGGACGCCCGGGCAGCCTCGGCGCCCTCGCCACCGTCGCCTGCTACGGGCCGGAGGGCATCGCCTGGCTGCACACCCTGCGCGAGGAGCTCGCCGAGCGGGTACGGCTCGTCCTCGACGAGCTGGCGAGCCTGCCGGTGCGCGTCGGTGCGAGTGCCCCCGACGCCACGTACCTGGTGTGGGCCGAGGCCGCGGGGGAGCAGGACGCGCGCCGGTTCGCCGGGGCGCTGGAGAGCAGCGGCATACACGTCCTCGCCGGCGAGAGCTTCGGCGGCGCGGCGTTCGACCGCTGCTTCCGCATCAACGCGGCAAGCCACCCGGCGGTCCTGCGGACGGCCTTCGCCCGCCTGCGCGCCGCGCTCGGCTGA